Below is a genomic region from Echinicola rosea.
TTTGCCCGGTACGCGGGCTGTAGATTGGAAGCCCTGTGACTGACCATCTTGCTCGTATTTGCTATCATCTTCCACCAAGGTTCCCGAAGTATCGTCCATTTTCCAATGGCCCACCAATCCAGCTGGTGCTGCTGCGTTGAAAGACCATAGGTCCCCTTGGGTGGTTCCTTTAGCACCGATGGCATCGACCCGCCAAAAATAGGTAGTTTGTCCTTGCAAATCCTCCAGTTCATATTGTGGCGTTTCTACTGACACGGTATCCAATAAAGCTAAACTATCGGGATGTGTCCCCAGGAAAACTTCGTAGGATGTGGTATTGACCCCTCCATTCCACGAAACCTGTACGGAATCGCCAAAACCCTCCAAGACATCTCCCTCATCCAGTGAAGGAGCAAAAGCCTTCATGGGTGTGGGAAGTGTATGATAAAGCTCAAGGATTTCCTGCTGGGTCAAACTTTTATTATACAGCTTTACTTCGTCTATGTTTCCTCTAAAAGGGGTCCCAAAGCCATTGGAATTACCGATAATAATGGGTTCTTCTTGTCCAATGGTCAACTCGGTTCCGTCATTGACTTCCTTGATTTCTTCACCATTGATATACAACCTCAACACATCCTCTTCAATGTCCCTCACAGCTACCAAATGTACCCATTCGCCCGTAAATATGGGTGAGGCACTTGTCGAGAGCTGTGTCTTGTCATGATTATCATCAATAGCAAAACGCAGGTCTCCATCCTTGATTTCTATTCCGTACCACTGTCCTGTTCCACCTGTAGATTCATTGGCCGAGAAGGTGCCTTTGTGGATGAGGTAGGACTGGGATGAACCATCCGTGGACTTAAGCCACATGGAGATGGCAAAGGAATGGGTATCAAAATACAGTTGGTCAGCATGGGGAATAAACACATGGGAAGGATTTTCGGCATTGGTCATGTCCAAGGCATTGTTGACTTTTCCGGTTACCCAAGAATAATCATTGAGCTCATTCACTTCACCATCATTGCCAAAATCGGTACTGTCTGCCACCAAGGTTCCCTCTGAAGCATCCATTAACCAAGCGCCTACTAAACCCATGGGAATATAAGGCCTGGTCTTAAAACGCCACACTTGCCCTTCGGTAAGCCCCAGTTCATTGCCGGCATCCACTCTCCAATAATAATCGGTATCTGATTGCAATCCTTCCCATTCGTATGCGGTGGTTTCCAATGAATCAAGTAAAAGAAGGTTCGCTGGATCTTCACCGGCATAGAGCACATAATAATCCGTGTTTTCACTTCCTGACCAAGTCAATTGAATGGAAGTGGTATCTGCAAAATTCCCCTCGTGCTCCGGAAAGCCATTGACCGGTTCGGAAGGTGCTGAAGGCACCGGAACAGTCTTAAAAGCCGAGGAGACGGCCGTGATCGCTTCCAAATTGGATTGATATGCTTTAAGTGCCAATCTATAACTGGTATTGGGAGCGAGATCAAGGACCTCATATTCCGTGACATTACCATCAAGGCTATCCAAAAACGTAAAATCACCTTCTTCCTCTGCTATTGACAATACGATCCCCTCATAGGTACTTTCATTATTGGTCCAGTTTACCGTCATAGATGAACTGGTAATATCACCGGCATCGATCGCTGTTACCGGCTTGAGAAAAGCAGGTGGTGCCTGGTCGGGCAAGCCATTGATATAATGCTCGATATTGGCATAGCCGTCAGCAGCGATCTGCATGGCATCAGACGGGTCGGCAGGATCCAATCCGTTAGCTATTTCCCAATCATCAGGAATACCGTCCCGGTCACCATCAGGTCGGGCAGGTGCCCCAAATAGTTGTCCAGGGCCTCCCATCGGCAACTCCCTTTCATTGGCAATAAGCTTGCCATCCAGCCCGAGACTGGTCAATTCAGTCATCAAAAACTCATCCACTTCATCCCTCCGCGGATAGTTGGCCCCTACTTGCTCCAAAACATAATCATAACTTTCCTGGGCTGTCATGACGTTGGCTGGAAAGGGATAATCATATGGTTCATCTGCAAAAGTGGTGATGCCTTCATAAGCAGAGAGCGGCACGAGCTCCCCGTCCAAAGATCCGTTGAGGTTACCGTCATGGTAATTTCCCGAAACATAAGGGATAAAGCTTTCTGTACCGCGTGAAAAAGGCCTGATGGAAGTACTTGGTCCATCGATATAGTAATTGTTCACGATATTCACCCGGGATTCGGCCGTAGATCCGCCCATGATGTATCCGCCTCCTCTACCCCAATTATACACGACGTTATTGACGAATTGATTGCGGTTTTTCACCTTGGGATTTCTCGTGTTATTATCGATATATAGATTCCTGAAAAGACTGATCAAGCCAGACGGTTCCAGCAAACCGCCACAAGAGTGCGTCTCCAGCCCTTGGGAGATGATGCTGTTCTGAATGGTAATGCTGTCCGCATGCCCTGTAATGGAAAAGGTCTCATCTCTTCCCCAGCTCGCCGAAACATGATCAAAAATCAGGTTTTTGGCATCGTCGGTCATGGTCATCGCATCCGCACCACTGGTACCGTACCTTCCCATTCTCACCCGGAGATAGCGGACGATGGTGTTACTCGCTTGGGTAAAGGTAATCCCGTCACCATAGAGCACCACTCCGTCTCCTGGAGCAGTCTGACCCGCAATAGTCACATTCCTGGCCACAACTACCCTGGAATTGAGCTGAATGACCCCTCCCACTTCGAAGACTACAATCCTATTGGGCTGGCTTACGGCATCGCGAAAGGAGCCAGAACCGGAATCATTAAGGTTGGTCACGATGTACACTTCACCATACCGGCCTCCTTCTGCCATCCTTCCGGCACCCTCTGCTCCTGGAAAGGCTATGGTCTGTGCTCTACTTGGTAAAATCAGTCCTCCCGAAAACAGAAGAACCATGAGACATCTGTATCCTGTCTTGAAAATGAATTTGGTAAAAATTTGCTGCATGTTAGTAAGGTTACTTTGGTTATCATTTCTTCACTAACACCAGGGGTTTGAAAAATTAATCAATATCCTAAAGCTCCTAAAAAATTGAAGGAAAACTATACTGGTCTATCCTGAGATTGACTTAAAAAAAGACAAAAAGGCAAAACAAAGAATGAATTTAAATTCCATTTTTACATTAAAAATTTATTTCATCATATTTCTATAAAAAGTAGCCCTAACATTAAAAAATAAAATTAAATCAAATCCATAATAAAACAGCAGTTTGGATCGTCATTTAAGTAATTAATATTTCAATCGTAAGCAGAAAGATTATTTTAAGAAAAAAAATACCCCTAAATGGGTATTTTTTATTGGGCAATCGTGAATTAAATTTGTCATCACAACACAACCACTTACAATAAACACATAACTAAATGCATTTTTACAAGCCTGAAGAGTTATTGAAGAAAATCGATCGAAATGGGCAAGGTGCCATTATTTCCAGAGGTGTTGCCACAGCAGTTATTGGGATTTTTATGTTTGCCACTGCCGTGACCTTGGATCTACGTTTATTGCTAATATCCATTTTTTGCCTTTCAGTTTGTTGGTTTCTGGAGGCTTATTTTAATGTAAATGAAGTGAAGCACCAACAACTGTTTGACTTAAATAACAGCGATTTTCAAGGAGACTCCCCAAAAGCAATCGCCAAAAACTGGTTTGGCCAATTATTCCTTTCTCTCAATGGCTTGTTTTACTTTTTGGCCATCATATTCCACGGGGCGATATTTATACTTGTGCAGTAAAACTAAAATAACCACACCCCATAAAAACGAAAAGCTCCATCTCTGTGTAAAATGAGAATGGAACTTTTGCATTTTGGTCATGATATGGGATCAAGCCAAAAAGTTGGGGGCTGCCAGTTTACTTTATGGAGGAAGCCAACCGTTTTAACCCGCATTCAATGCCGTTTAGTTAAGGGGATTTCCTTCTTTTCATATACCTAAAAGTCCTTTTTTTGATTGACTTTGGCTGGGGAAACCTGATCATCCTGGTGGATTTTATCCTTTTCCTTTTTCCCTTGATGAAAAAAGAAGGAAAAAAATCCAGGCCGGTGGTATGCCTTTTAAAATGGAACATGGATTTACCCTGCGACGTGGATCCGTCACCCATTTTAATTTCCACCCGATGGCTACGACCTAAAAGTGAGTGGGTCTCGCTGTTCCACGACGCGAGCCAACTCCCTTTCTTAACGGCCTCCACCATCGGCTGGAAAACAGGCATACCAAGGGCCGTCAAAAGGAAGCGATAAATTTTTGGGACTTATTAACCTCAGTTCGATTTTAAAATCGTCACTGCGAGGCTTAGAGGGAGATATTAGGGGTGGAAGCCGTGGCAGCTCGCCGCGGCGAGTTGCCACCCCCTTTTCCAACCCACATCCTCCTTAAAAGGGTTCGTATGACGATTTTAATACAAAAATTAAGTCGAGCTCAGGTTATTAACTGAATCCGCCTTGCAGGTATTGGGCGTTAAGAAATTAAAAATGCGGGCGGGCAATTAGGCAGGCTTGTTTGACGAAATGCTGCCCAAAGAGAATGTTGGCAGCTAAAGAAGGTTTACCTGGCTTTTGATAGGCCTGCTTGGCTTTAGACAGGAGGAGTTTGCCTGCACGAGGAGAGGTTTTAATTTTAGGCCAATAGCTGCACACCGGTGCGCCGTGGCGTAGCGGCGGGGTTTCCACCACCGGCGGACAGGTTTGGGTTACTTTTTTGACCTGAAGCAAAAAAGTAACAAAGGTAAAGGGATGAAAACCACCTAGGAATTTAGCTAGAAAAATAACTGCCCAAGGAAAAAATATAGAACCCATATTTTCCAGATACACACTAACTAAACGGCATTGAACCCGCATTATGCACCAGCCTATCTATTGCGACCTGATCCGCCGCGGCGGATGATTCAATCTCCAAACAGCCTGATTTTCTTGTAGTTTCAGCTCTCATAACGATTCCTAATGCATAAAGCGGGTTTAACAGCATGAAATTTTCTTTCATTAGACCATGTCAACATTCGTCCCCCAAGAAATATTGCTTGATCCATGATATGTAAGTTAAGAAACTAAAGGGGACATTTCACCAGCATAGCTAGCAGAACAACAAGAATAGAAGTCAATCCTGTTGATCAGCCCTAATGTACCGTGGGTACCTAGGTGGATACCAGCCTAATATTCCCTCGCCCTGCACCATTACTTTTCATAGTGCACTTCTTCGCCATTGATCAGGACATTTTCAAATTTGACATCCTTCATGTGGTTCACGTTAAAAACTTCATCTACTCCGTCAATGCGGCAGTTGATCATCTGAAAGTTGGTCACTGGAGAACTTTCATAGGCATTGGCCATGACGGCATATTTGCCTCCGTCTTTGACTTGAAGGTTTTCGACGATGACATTTTTGATGGTAGGGATATGCTCTCCTTCTTCTTCATAGAACATATTAAAGCGCACAGCCGCTTCGCGGTAAGTGCCCACGACCACATCACGCATGTAGATGTTTTCCACGGTGCCGCCTCTTTTTGATGAAGTTTTGATGCGCAGTA
It encodes:
- a CDS encoding LamG-like jellyroll fold domain-containing protein; the protein is MQQIFTKFIFKTGYRCLMVLLFSGGLILPSRAQTIAFPGAEGAGRMAEGGRYGEVYIVTNLNDSGSGSFRDAVSQPNRIVVFEVGGVIQLNSRVVVARNVTIAGQTAPGDGVVLYGDGITFTQASNTIVRYLRVRMGRYGTSGADAMTMTDDAKNLIFDHVSASWGRDETFSITGHADSITIQNSIISQGLETHSCGGLLEPSGLISLFRNLYIDNNTRNPKVKNRNQFVNNVVYNWGRGGGYIMGGSTAESRVNIVNNYYIDGPSTSIRPFSRGTESFIPYVSGNYHDGNLNGSLDGELVPLSAYEGITTFADEPYDYPFPANVMTAQESYDYVLEQVGANYPRRDEVDEFLMTELTSLGLDGKLIANERELPMGGPGQLFGAPARPDGDRDGIPDDWEIANGLDPADPSDAMQIAADGYANIEHYINGLPDQAPPAFLKPVTAIDAGDITSSSMTVNWTNNESTYEGIVLSIAEEEGDFTFLDSLDGNVTEYEVLDLAPNTSYRLALKAYQSNLEAITAVSSAFKTVPVPSAPSEPVNGFPEHEGNFADTTSIQLTWSGSENTDYYVLYAGEDPANLLLLDSLETTAYEWEGLQSDTDYYWRVDAGNELGLTEGQVWRFKTRPYIPMGLVGAWLMDASEGTLVADSTDFGNDGEVNELNDYSWVTGKVNNALDMTNAENPSHVFIPHADQLYFDTHSFAISMWLKSTDGSSQSYLIHKGTFSANESTGGTGQWYGIEIKDGDLRFAIDDNHDKTQLSTSASPIFTGEWVHLVAVRDIEEDVLRLYINGEEIKEVNDGTELTIGQEEPIIIGNSNGFGTPFRGNIDEVKLYNKSLTQQEILELYHTLPTPMKAFAPSLDEGDVLEGFGDSVQVSWNGGVNTTSYEVFLGTHPDSLALLDTVSVETPQYELEDLQGQTTYFWRVDAIGAKGTTQGDLWSFNAAAPAGLVGHWKMDDTSGTLVEDDSKYEQDGQSQGFQSTARVPGKFGQAYLFDTPSATASIDIPHDDHLLFDESSFTISMWVKIAEDTYRYGEGKDCYLIHKGSFSDNWYGIQLRDGRLTFGIDDDRTKTTVTTSVGNSTSHPLFTDEWVHLVAIRDKDEGEIRFYFNGERTAETGYSTGKIGKSSPLRLGNSDENKPYRDLMDDVRLYNYALDETEIAALYHAFPKLEVHYKNGDVATASNSQIKPYLTLVNKDTMAVDLGNITARYWLTAEQLTDIQTRVDYASMGNEEVTMAYVMLDEPRENAFGYVEYGFAEGNVIASDGNSGEIKSAIHDADWSAMEETNDYSMSAASSYIVHDKITLYADGKLIWGEEPQPVALEQAVVVMARNNASNDNTIKKEFNLINTGNVPLDYEGLHIRYWFTKDGGGDLKFWKDYAALGKDNLQGTFMKIGAPTATADHYVDITFDASLGQLAPLSETEELKVRITKSDWVDFDQANDYSNHTESGWIRQEQMAVYYNGRLLFGVAPDSANDASAAQRTTIANEENSNREDQSAEPTSVNVFPNPTQGKLQMEVAASAEKPVEVRIYDANGVLMVTRTLKESTSDWDISSYAAGIYFIYINQSGLRTVHKVIKE